In Variovorax paradoxus, a single genomic region encodes these proteins:
- a CDS encoding transporter substrate-binding domain-containing protein, which produces MKSSVLMASMAAAVLLAATGAQAADTLAKIAESGKITLAYRESSVPFSYLEGPGKPIGFSVELSNAVVEAVKKKLNKPNLQVALMPVTSQNRIPLITNGTIDLECGSTTNNTARGKDVAFAINHFYTGTRLLVKKSSKIKDYADLAKKTVASTTGTTNVLVMRKYNIEKNLGMNIVLGKDHADSFLLLESDRAAAFAMDDILLFGLIANAKTPSDFEVVGESLQVEPYACMLPKDDPAFKKVVDDTFAAMMKSGEFEKLYDKWFMQPIPPRGVPLNLPMSPQLKENLKVLSDKPAT; this is translated from the coding sequence ATGAAATCCTCTGTACTGATGGCTTCCATGGCTGCTGCGGTGCTGCTCGCCGCCACCGGCGCGCAAGCGGCCGACACGCTCGCCAAGATCGCCGAGTCCGGCAAGATCACGCTCGCCTACCGCGAGTCGTCGGTGCCTTTCAGCTACCTCGAGGGCCCCGGCAAGCCGATCGGTTTTTCGGTGGAGCTTTCGAATGCTGTCGTCGAGGCGGTGAAGAAGAAACTGAACAAGCCCAACCTGCAGGTCGCGCTGATGCCCGTCACCTCGCAGAACCGAATTCCGCTGATCACCAACGGCACCATCGACCTGGAGTGCGGCTCCACCACCAACAACACCGCGCGCGGCAAGGACGTGGCGTTTGCCATCAACCACTTCTACACAGGCACGCGCCTGCTGGTGAAGAAGTCCTCGAAGATCAAGGACTACGCCGACCTTGCAAAGAAGACCGTGGCCAGCACCACCGGCACCACCAACGTGCTGGTCATGCGCAAGTACAACATCGAGAAGAACCTCGGCATGAACATCGTGCTGGGCAAGGACCACGCCGATTCGTTCCTGCTGCTGGAGAGCGATCGCGCCGCGGCCTTCGCGATGGACGACATCCTGCTGTTCGGCCTGATCGCCAATGCAAAGACGCCTTCCGACTTCGAGGTTGTCGGCGAGTCGCTGCAGGTCGAGCCCTATGCCTGCATGCTGCCCAAGGACGACCCGGCCTTCAAGAAAGTGGTCGACGACACCTTCGCCGCCATGATGAAGAGCGGCGAGTTCGAGAAGCTCTACGACAAGTGGTTCATGCAGCCGATTCCGCCGCGGGGCGTGCCGCTGAACCTGCCGATGAGCCCGCAATTGAAAGAAAACCTCAAGGTCTTGAGCGACAAGCCCGCGACCTGA